Proteins encoded together in one Campylobacter peloridis LMG 23910 window:
- a CDS encoding filamentous hemagglutinin N-terminal domain-containing protein — translation MAVFSPRGGGSNNFDLTPSKKLTNHILLSSIVASLLFSPAFALPSGGKFTHGTSGTINVSGNNMHIHGNKVNSVIQWGGGFNINKGESVNFGGNSKNYLNIAHGTNKSTIAGILNASGNNVFLINPNGVIITKTGNINANRFVASTSSMSNDDMNKFANMKTFEQGASFSPVFKPNPKGGNVINMGNINANDVLLIGNKVLIQGYLNTKDKTFNQIKAIDEGKKANIHLVGNEIYADIATFKDIGKLYITAKDKGSLYLNATGYYYNPSSFKDFDFIVKNYNGINHNNTNFSNMKYVGIGSDVDWWHFAKGWNEYNNDFRTIANEYRLINDIDFQANCKNGVCTGQNYANYWVDLNGDGIKQDNEFTSMIINGNYFTKTFDGQGYTLKNINIDTTKLKYNPSHVGIFGAITSTIKNVNVDYMGGGIKAKSVGYLGGFVGLSYAGALLNISLSNMGYFSFTGGSFIGGFAGSLQDGIHSNISLNNIGDISVNNVTFMGGFAGYLQDGIYSNISLNNIGDISVNNVDSTGGFAGYAGIVKICNISLEKIGNINRIAYNGYEENSHVGAFIARVSKVDFSNIYLKNIGNIFNEAKKNDFLHATAGGFIGYLMEGDTKFENIFIFFNPNIKIINETGLSGKFFGALNDKATYTFNNIHIYHHEKDLANATADKNYWGSTNDKIQIHTYADKTQESVYKDFLSKANTIEKPTIPNKPSDNDVILASDDLYKDIVDKIITDLYNSNTDKKIYNLYLVNLLDMLKDKANYSNMSENQKVEFVAKYFLSGDKTKALEVVQSLDFLLAYEKNGLSTASKDKFDAEALNLKNTLLANTNKVIKNKNDLSNFLENDLKNLLINSNQALASLKLSQEQLKIAITKYNDYVKKINENPSIKNEATLASLKAEVDRLSNLSGELATTIANNQIKLETWQKQASDKSNQQFNIIGKFDNIALTIPNLEKLNNSSGIENDDYQKLSRQIASSQKQTPTFKYEEEETQEIDEAALTQRARTCIVSDNFKTMNPCVVESY, via the coding sequence ATGGCAGTATTTTCTCCACGGGGGGGGGGATCGAATAATTTTGATTTAACTCCTTCTAAAAAACTAACTAATCACATCTTACTTTCAAGTATAGTTGCTTCATTACTTTTTTCACCTGCATTTGCCTTACCAAGTGGTGGTAAATTTACTCATGGCACAAGTGGAACTATAAATGTTAGTGGTAATAATATGCATATACATGGTAATAAAGTTAATTCTGTTATCCAATGGGGTGGTGGTTTTAATATAAATAAAGGTGAAAGTGTAAATTTTGGTGGTAATAGTAAAAACTACTTAAACATAGCTCATGGAACAAATAAATCTACCATAGCAGGTATATTAAATGCAAGTGGTAATAATGTATTTTTAATCAATCCTAATGGAGTAATCATTACTAAAACAGGCAATATCAATGCTAATCGCTTTGTAGCTTCTACTTCATCGATGAGTAATGATGATATGAATAAATTTGCTAATATGAAAACCTTTGAACAAGGTGCTTCTTTTTCTCCTGTGTTTAAACCCAACCCTAAAGGTGGTAATGTAATCAATATGGGTAATATCAATGCAAACGATGTATTGCTTATAGGTAATAAGGTTTTAATACAAGGATACTTAAATACAAAAGATAAAACTTTTAACCAAATAAAAGCTATAGATGAGGGTAAAAAAGCAAATATACATTTAGTTGGTAATGAAATTTATGCTGATATAGCTACTTTTAAAGATATAGGAAAATTATACATAACAGCCAAAGATAAAGGTTCTCTTTATCTAAATGCTACTGGATATTACTATAATCCATCATCTTTTAAAGATTTTGATTTTATAGTAAAAAACTACAATGGAATAAATCATAATAATACGAATTTTTCTAATATGAAATATGTAGGTATAGGTTCTGATGTAGACTGGTGGCATTTTGCTAAAGGTTGGAATGAATACAACAATGATTTTAGAACCATTGCAAATGAATATAGACTAATTAATGATATAGACTTTCAAGCTAATTGTAAAAATGGAGTATGCACTGGACAAAATTATGCAAATTACTGGGTAGATTTAAACGGAGATGGTATAAAACAAGATAATGAATTTACTAGTATGATAATTAATGGCAATTATTTTACTAAAACATTTGATGGACAAGGTTATACACTTAAAAATATAAATATAGATACGACAAAATTAAAATATAATCCTAGCCATGTAGGTATTTTTGGTGCAATTACTTCGACTATAAAAAATGTTAATGTAGATTATATGGGTGGAGGTATTAAAGCAAAAAGTGTCGGCTATCTAGGTGGTTTTGTTGGTCTTTCATACGCTGGAGCTTTATTAAATATTTCTTTAAGTAATATGGGATATTTTAGTTTTACTGGTGGAAGTTTTATAGGTGGTTTTGCTGGTTCTCTTCAAGATGGAATACATTCAAATATATCATTAAATAATATAGGAGATATTAGTGTTAATAATGTAACTTTTATGGGCGGTTTTGCTGGTTATCTCCAAGATGGAATATATTCAAATATATCATTAAATAATATAGGAGATATTAGTGTTAATAATGTAGATTCTACAGGTGGTTTTGCTGGATACGCTGGAATAGTAAAAATTTGCAATATCTCTTTAGAAAAAATAGGAAATATAAATAGGATTGCTTACAATGGCTATGAAGAAAATAGTCATGTAGGTGCTTTTATTGCACGAGTATCCAAAGTTGATTTTTCAAATATTTATTTAAAAAATATAGGAAATATTTTTAACGAGGCAAAAAAGAATGATTTTCTTCATGCTACTGCTGGAGGTTTTATTGGGTATTTAATGGAAGGTGATACAAAATTTGAAAATATTTTTATATTTTTTAATCCTAATATAAAAATAATCAACGAAACTGGCTTATCTGGTAAATTTTTTGGCGCATTAAACGATAAAGCAACATATACTTTCAACAACATCCACATCTACCATCATGAAAAAGATTTAGCTAATGCAACAGCTGACAAAAACTATTGGGGAAGCACTAATGATAAAATTCAAATTCACACTTACGCAGATAAAACCCAAGAAAGTGTATATAAAGACTTTTTATCTAAAGCAAACACTATAGAAAAACCAACTATCCCAAATAAACCAAGCGATAATGATGTTATCTTAGCAAGTGATGATTTATATAAAGATATAGTAGATAAAATCATTACTGATTTGTATAATAGCAATACAGATAAAAAAATCTATAATCTTTATTTAGTAAATTTGCTAGATATGCTTAAAGATAAAGCAAATTATTCTAATATGAGTGAAAACCAAAAGGTTGAATTTGTAGCTAAATACTTTTTAAGTGGCGATAAAACAAAAGCTTTAGAAGTAGTTCAAAGTTTAGATTTTCTTTTAGCTTATGAAAAAAATGGTTTAAGCACTGCTTCAAAAGATAAATTTGATGCAGAAGCCTTGAATTTAAAAAATACCTTACTAGCAAATACAAATAAAGTTATAAAAAATAAAAATGATTTATCTAATTTTCTTGAAAATGATTTAAAAAATTTATTGATTAATTCTAATCAAGCTTTAGCTAGTTTAAAATTAAGCCAAGAACAACTTAAAATAGCCATAACTAAATATAATGATTATGTTAAAAAAATCAATGAAAATCCAAGTATAAAAAATGAAGCAACTTTAGCTTCTTTAAAAGCTGAAGTAGATAGATTAAGCAATCTTAGTGGAGAATTAGCCACTACTATAGCTAATAATCAAATAAAACTAGAAACTTGGCAAAAACAAGCTAGCGATAAATCAAATCAACAATTTAACATAATAGGTAAATTTGATAATATAGCTTTAACAATACCTAATTTAGAAAAATTAAACAATTCTAGTGGTATTGAAAATGATGATTATCAAAAACTATCACGCCAAATAGCTAGCTCACAAAAACAAACACCTACTTTTAAATACGAAGAAGAAGAAACCCAAGAGATAGACGAAGCAGCACTAACTCAAAGAGCTAGAACTTGTATAGTAAGTGATAATTTTAAAACTATGAATCCTTGCGTGGTAGAAAGTTATTAA
- a CDS encoding TerC family protein has translation MFEWIFSVDAWIVLFTLTALEIVLGIDNIIFLAILVSKLPPEHRDKGRILGLAFAMLTRILLLLSLFWVMKLVTPLFSILGNEISGRDLVLLLGGLFLIIKSIKEIKESITHEEHDQNNLKLSNKLWVVVAEIAIIDIVFSLDSVITAVGIANEVEIMIIAVVIAVLVMLFASKAIADFVEKYPSIKILALAFLVMIGVVLVCESFDIHINKAYIYIAMAFSLIVQILNIISEKNHSK, from the coding sequence ATGTTTGAATGGATTTTTAGTGTTGATGCTTGGATAGTATTATTTACCTTAACGGCTTTAGAGATTGTTTTGGGGATTGATAATATTATCTTTTTAGCCATTTTAGTTAGCAAATTACCGCCTGAACATAGAGATAAAGGTAGAATTTTAGGCCTTGCTTTTGCAATGCTTACTAGGATTTTATTATTGCTTTCACTCTTTTGGGTTATGAAGCTTGTTACGCCTTTGTTTAGCATTTTGGGTAATGAAATTTCAGGAAGGGATTTGGTGCTTTTGCTAGGGGGTTTGTTTTTAATCATTAAATCCATCAAAGAAATCAAAGAAAGTATCACACACGAAGAACACGATCAAAACAACCTAAAACTTAGCAATAAACTTTGGGTAGTTGTTGCTGAAATAGCTATTATAGACATAGTATTTTCACTAGATAGTGTTATAACAGCTGTTGGCATTGCAAATGAAGTTGAGATTATGATTATTGCAGTTGTTATTGCTGTGTTAGTAATGCTTTTTGCTTCTAAAGCGATTGCAGATTTTGTAGAAAAATACCCAAGCATTAAAATTTTAGCCTTAGCATTTTTAGTGATGATAGGGGTTGTTTTAGTATGTGAAAGCTTTGATATACATATTAATAAAGCATATATTTATATCGCTATGGCTTTTTCTTTAATCGTGCAAATTTTAAATATCATCTCGGAGAAAAATCATTCTAAGTAA
- the purN gene encoding phosphoribosylglycinamide formyltransferase: MLIKLAVLFSGNGSNLENILEKLHKKTFGKNTFEVVLCLCNKANAYGIQRALKYGLDTKIIEHEKFTSREEFDAELVRLIKQSQADLTILAGFMRILSPVFTQNIKAINLHPSLLPLFKGAHAIKESYESDMKVAGISVHWVNEELDGGKIIAQKAFEKGKLSFEEFEDKIHTLEHELLPASIVEIFEND, encoded by the coding sequence ATGCTTATAAAACTAGCAGTTTTATTTAGTGGAAATGGAAGCAATTTAGAAAATATCTTAGAAAAATTACACAAAAAAACCTTTGGAAAAAACACCTTTGAAGTGGTGCTATGTTTGTGCAATAAAGCTAATGCTTATGGCATACAAAGGGCTTTAAAATACGGCCTTGATACAAAAATCATCGAACATGAAAAATTTACTTCAAGAGAAGAATTTGACGCAGAACTTGTGAGGCTGATTAAACAAAGTCAAGCAGATTTAACTATTTTGGCAGGATTTATGCGAATTTTAAGCCCTGTTTTTACGCAAAATATAAAAGCTATCAACTTGCACCCTTCTTTGCTTCCTTTATTTAAAGGAGCCCATGCGATTAAAGAAAGCTATGAAAGCGATATGAAAGTAGCGGGTATTAGCGTGCATTGGGTAAATGAAGAGCTTGATGGTGGGAAAATCATAGCCCAAAAAGCCTTTGAAAAAGGAAAATTAAGTTTTGAAGAATTTGAAGATAAAATTCATACCTTAGAACATGAGCTTTTGCCTGCTAGTATTGTTGAAATTTTTGAAAACGATTAA
- a CDS encoding bifunctional ADP-dependent NAD(P)H-hydrate dehydratase/NAD(P)H-hydrate epimerase has protein sequence MKAIFKDNISYEKQLIEKGLDEFLMMENAGIELANFIKKKSKKFKNAKILFLLGAGGNAADGLVAIRHLKKAYAYALGYKKSTMFIKQEQILKNMGFKFLKKQPKFKDFDIIVDCVFGSGLNKALDENLQRIFQKIAKSKALKIACDIPSGLGKELCFKADYTLCMGVLKEILLEDFAKDYVGKIKLANLGLKLKNKNLQNFLLEKKDLRCIDKKANSNKGDFGHVYILANKSAGTLAGLGALEFGAGLVSLVAKESFSPLIMLKQDFSQNASAIALGMGLENLEVLKDERLKSIPLVLDANCFSSPDIKAYLKRDDVVLTPHPKEFSRLLSFCFNKNISVEEIQSKRFFYAREFGVNFQCVLVLKGANTIILQKEKLFVVNCGNEALAKGGSGDVLSGMIAALLGAKFSPLKAAKNAVLAHALVAKNYTKNKNSFDALKLIKGLKCL, from the coding sequence ATGAAAGCGATATTTAAAGATAATATTTCTTATGAAAAACAATTGATTGAAAAAGGTTTGGATGAGTTTTTAATGATGGAAAATGCAGGCATAGAGCTTGCAAATTTCATCAAGAAAAAAAGTAAAAAATTCAAAAACGCTAAGATTTTATTTTTGCTTGGTGCTGGCGGAAATGCAGCTGATGGGCTTGTAGCTATTAGACACCTTAAAAAAGCTTATGCGTATGCTTTGGGTTATAAAAAAAGCACAATGTTTATCAAGCAAGAACAAATTTTAAAAAATATGGGTTTTAAATTTTTAAAAAAACAACCTAAATTTAAAGACTTTGACATTATAGTTGATTGCGTTTTTGGTAGTGGTTTAAACAAAGCTTTAGATGAAAATTTACAAAGAATTTTTCAAAAAATTGCCAAAAGTAAGGCTTTAAAAATAGCTTGTGATATACCTAGTGGGCTTGGAAAAGAGCTATGTTTTAAGGCTGATTACACACTTTGTATGGGTGTTTTAAAAGAAATTTTGTTAGAAGATTTTGCAAAAGATTATGTTGGTAAAATAAAACTTGCCAATCTTGGTTTAAAATTAAAAAACAAAAATTTACAAAATTTCTTACTAGAAAAAAAAGATTTAAGATGTATTGATAAAAAGGCCAACTCAAATAAAGGCGATTTTGGCCATGTTTATATCTTGGCTAACAAAAGTGCAGGAACTTTAGCAGGACTTGGAGCTTTAGAATTTGGAGCAGGGCTTGTTTCATTGGTTGCAAAGGAAAGCTTTTCGCCTTTAATCATGCTAAAACAAGACTTTAGCCAAAATGCCAGTGCTATAGCTTTGGGTATGGGGCTTGAAAATTTAGAAGTTTTAAAAGATGAGAGGTTAAAAAGCATTCCTTTGGTGCTTGATGCAAATTGTTTTTCAAGCCCTGATATAAAAGCGTATTTAAAACGCGATGATGTGGTTTTAACCCCTCATCCTAAAGAATTTTCAAGGCTTTTGAGTTTTTGCTTTAACAAAAACATTAGCGTAGAAGAAATTCAAAGCAAACGCTTTTTTTATGCAAGAGAATTTGGAGTTAATTTTCAATGTGTTTTAGTGCTAAAGGGGGCAAATACCATCATTTTACAAAAGGAAAAGCTTTTTGTAGTAAATTGTGGTAATGAGGCTTTGGCAAAAGGTGGCAGTGGTGATGTATTAAGCGGAATGATAGCAGCATTACTTGGAGCTAAATTTAGCCCTTTAAAAGCAGCAAAAAATGCTGTTTTAGCACATGCTTTGGTGGCTAAAAATTACACAAAAAATAAAAATAGCTTTGATGCTTTAAAACTAATAAAGGGGTTAAAATGCTTATAA
- the rmuC gene encoding DNA recombination protein RmuC has protein sequence MEILIAFLFVLILAFIWYVFKSQKEKMKLEFLAQNNASLQEQLRALELEKTTLIEKNSKLLDEKILYLSQNEALGAKLAQKEQIQQELLDTHLKQYSQLKEEYNQNLTKLEEKYKQSLTELKQELDQNLQKQNANILNQNKLMLNEDAKKILEEVFLPIKKSVKEYNERLNSNEISLKTHIDNMFKFSQNMTENADKLAKVLKGDKKIRGNFAELQLKSVLENSGLVEGVQYKLQERFQDEGKTYIPDAVVFLDKQKSIIIDAKFSLPSDFSFEDMSSSACFDLASNLKARIDELAKKPYMQYDKHTYEFVLLFIPYQNILDLILSVDLEIYQYAYKKKVYLTTPNTLFMALNTINISWKNIQSNENVLKAFEELGKFHDKFAGVLEDFEKIKDNVKKLNSNLDNMQTKLTHGSGNVASRVMKLKELGAKTQKFIKYEINNESDI, from the coding sequence GTGGAAATTTTAATAGCTTTTTTGTTTGTTTTGATTTTGGCTTTTATATGGTATGTGTTTAAAAGCCAAAAGGAAAAGATGAAATTAGAATTTTTAGCGCAAAATAACGCCTCTTTGCAAGAGCAACTTCGTGCTTTAGAACTTGAAAAAACTACACTTATAGAAAAAAATTCCAAGCTTTTAGATGAAAAAATATTGTATTTATCTCAAAATGAAGCTTTAGGGGCAAAATTAGCCCAAAAAGAACAAATCCAACAAGAGCTTTTAGATACTCATTTAAAACAATATTCTCAGCTAAAAGAAGAATACAATCAAAATTTAACCAAGCTAGAAGAAAAATACAAGCAAAGTTTAACTGAGCTAAAACAAGAATTAGATCAAAATTTGCAAAAACAAAATGCAAATATTTTAAATCAAAATAAACTCATGCTCAATGAAGATGCAAAAAAAATTTTAGAAGAGGTTTTTTTGCCTATTAAAAAAAGCGTGAAAGAATACAATGAAAGATTAAATTCTAATGAAATTAGCCTTAAAACTCATATTGATAATATGTTTAAATTCAGTCAAAATATGACAGAAAATGCAGATAAATTAGCCAAGGTTTTAAAGGGTGATAAAAAAATTCGTGGTAATTTTGCAGAATTACAACTAAAATCCGTTTTGGAAAATAGCGGTTTAGTAGAAGGTGTGCAGTATAAATTACAAGAAAGATTTCAAGATGAGGGCAAAACTTACATTCCTGATGCAGTGGTGTTTTTAGACAAACAAAAAAGTATTATCATTGACGCAAAATTTTCACTTCCAAGTGATTTTAGTTTTGAAGATATGAGTAGTAGTGCTTGTTTTGATTTAGCGAGTAATTTAAAAGCAAGGATAGATGAGTTAGCCAAAAAGCCTTATATGCAGTATGATAAGCACACTTATGAGTTTGTTTTGCTTTTTATACCTTATCAAAACATTTTAGATTTGATTTTAAGCGTTGATCTTGAAATTTATCAATACGCTTATAAAAAAAAGGTTTATCTAACCACGCCAAATACGCTTTTTATGGCATTAAATACCATAAATATTTCATGGAAAAATATCCAAAGCAATGAAAATGTTTTAAAAGCTTTTGAAGAGCTTGGCAAGTTTCATGATAAATTTGCAGGGGTTTTGGAGGATTTTGAAAAAATCAAAGATAATGTTAAAAAATTAAATTCCAATTTAGACAATATGCAAACAAAACTAACTCATGGAAGTGGCAATGTAGCCTCAAGGGTTATGAAACTCAAAGAATTAGGTGCAAAAACTCAAAAATTTATAAAATATGAGATAAACAATGAAAGCGATATTTAA
- a CDS encoding NYN domain-containing protein, with protein MENKSIAIFIDAENIPSKYAKSIFDIASDYGEIVIKRIYGDWTQKNIQNWKEQIAQYSIIAMQQFNFIANKNSSDMYLITEIMSVFYEKDIDIFVIVSSDSDYTSLIQKLKENKKQVIGMGLKQAVKSYVNSFSEFFYLDKDESKEKILINKEYIKDLINITEALIEEKGRAEYAQIRTNMNRKHANFIPQNFGFKNFRALVREFLPKMKQFKEANEKNIYFLEKA; from the coding sequence ATGGAAAATAAAAGCATAGCAATTTTCATTGATGCAGAAAATATCCCCTCAAAATATGCAAAATCAATTTTTGATATCGCTTCTGATTATGGAGAGATAGTCATAAAGCGAATTTATGGGGATTGGACTCAAAAAAATATACAAAATTGGAAAGAGCAAATCGCTCAATATTCTATCATCGCTATGCAGCAATTTAACTTCATAGCTAATAAAAATTCAAGCGATATGTATTTAATCACTGAAATTATGAGTGTTTTTTATGAAAAAGATATTGACATTTTTGTCATTGTTTCAAGCGATAGTGATTATACAAGTTTAATCCAAAAACTCAAAGAAAACAAAAAACAAGTCATAGGCATGGGTTTAAAACAGGCTGTAAAATCTTATGTGAATTCTTTTAGCGAGTTTTTTTATCTAGACAAAGATGAATCCAAAGAAAAAATTCTCATCAACAAAGAATACATCAAAGATTTAATCAACATCACAGAAGCATTAATAGAAGAAAAAGGTCGTGCTGAATATGCCCAAATTCGCACCAATATGAACAGAAAACACGCCAATTTTATCCCGCAAAATTTTGGTTTTAAAAATTTTAGAGCCTTAGTGAGAGAATTTTTGCCTAAGATGAAGCAATTTAAAGAAGCAAACGAAAAAAATATTTATTTTCTTGAAAAGGCTTGA
- a CDS encoding YifB family Mg chelatase-like AAA ATPase, whose product MKKLKCASFSNELDIIDVESTFTRGLPGFNIVGLANSTIKESTERVKATLLSHNFSFPAQKITINLSPSDIPKNGSHFDLAIAILILFQKENLDDFFVFGELGLDGSIKSTASLFSILLFLSTKVQNAKVVVPKSIALKASMIPNLEIYALENLNEAIDFFKEKNYENYKITNAHPLFKNAIKINQQKYIKNTHFPHDFKEVKGQENAKFACIVAALGMHNILFEGSPGSGKSMCAKRLPFIMPPQSLKEILAQNAYKSLNSLDDDFSASRVFRSPHHTSTRASIFGGGTKSAKIGELALANGGVLFFDEFPHFSKQIIESLREPLEDFKILISRVNTKVVYETKFLFACAQNPCPCGNLFSKTQACRCQEIEIKKYKNKISSPILDRIDLYVAMDEISHEDKPSLSSEQMSEMVFKGFLFQKQRKQEEFNAKLNEEQMKQFCVLDSSAEEILNKAINSYSLSQRGVNKTIKVARTIADLEQSELISKTHILKALSFRIRSL is encoded by the coding sequence ATGAAAAAGCTAAAATGTGCAAGTTTTTCCAATGAGCTTGATATTATCGATGTAGAATCAACTTTCACAAGAGGCTTACCAGGTTTTAATATAGTCGGCCTTGCTAATTCTACTATCAAAGAAAGCACAGAAAGAGTTAAAGCGACTTTACTCAGCCATAATTTTTCTTTTCCTGCACAAAAAATCACTATCAATCTTAGTCCATCAGATATACCTAAAAATGGCTCTCATTTTGATTTGGCTATTGCTATTTTGATTTTATTTCAAAAAGAAAATTTAGATGATTTTTTTGTATTTGGAGAGCTTGGTTTAGATGGGAGTATTAAAAGCACTGCTAGTTTATTTTCTATCTTGCTTTTTTTAAGCACAAAGGTGCAAAATGCTAAAGTTGTGGTGCCAAAAAGCATAGCCTTAAAAGCTTCAATGATTCCAAATTTAGAAATTTATGCCTTAGAAAATTTAAACGAAGCAATTGATTTTTTTAAAGAAAAAAATTATGAAAATTATAAAATCACCAACGCCCATCCTTTGTTTAAGAACGCTATAAAAATCAATCAACAAAAATACATCAAAAACACCCATTTTCCCCATGATTTTAAAGAAGTTAAAGGGCAAGAAAATGCTAAATTTGCTTGTATTGTAGCAGCACTTGGAATGCATAATATTTTATTTGAAGGCAGTCCAGGTAGTGGCAAGAGTATGTGTGCAAAAAGACTTCCTTTTATCATGCCACCACAAAGTTTGAAAGAAATTTTAGCCCAAAATGCCTATAAATCTTTAAATTCTTTAGATGATGATTTTAGTGCAAGCAGGGTTTTTAGAAGCCCACATCATACAAGCACAAGGGCAAGTATTTTTGGCGGGGGAACTAAGAGTGCTAAAATAGGCGAACTTGCCCTAGCAAATGGCGGAGTTTTGTTTTTTGATGAATTCCCTCATTTTTCAAAGCAAATCATAGAAAGCTTAAGAGAGCCTTTGGAAGATTTTAAAATCCTTATTTCAAGAGTAAATACTAAGGTAGTTTATGAAACTAAATTTTTATTTGCTTGTGCGCAAAATCCTTGTCCTTGTGGGAATTTATTCTCTAAAACCCAAGCTTGTCGTTGCCAAGAAATAGAGATTAAAAAATACAAAAACAAAATCTCTTCCCCTATTTTAGATAGGATAGATTTATATGTAGCTATGGATGAAATTTCACATGAAGATAAACCAAGCTTAAGCTCTGAACAAATGAGTGAAATGGTATTTAAGGGGTTTTTGTTTCAAAAACAAAGAAAACAAGAAGAATTTAACGCAAAATTAAATGAAGAGCAGATGAAGCAATTTTGCGTTTTAGATTCTAGCGCTGAAGAAATTTTAAACAAAGCTATAAATTCTTATAGTTTATCCCAAAGAGGGGTGAATAAAACTATAAAAGTCGCAAGGACTATTGCGGATTTAGAACAAAGTGAGTTGATTTCAAAAACACATATTTTAAAAGCCCTGAGTTTTAGGATAAGAAGTTTATAG
- the def gene encoding peptide deformylase encodes MIRNIITYPNPRLFLESKPVENFDEQLHILLDDMYETMIANKGVGLAAIQVDVPIRALLVDIGDEEGEQKEDKQTLLEIVNPVITPLDDERISCNEGCLSIPGFYEDVMRYKNIQLNYQDRFGNKKTLNAHDFLAVAIQHEVDHLDGHLFIEKLSFLKRQKFDKEFKKKTKKSK; translated from the coding sequence ATGATAAGAAATATAATTACCTATCCAAATCCTAGATTGTTTTTAGAATCCAAACCGGTTGAAAATTTTGATGAGCAATTACACATTCTTTTAGATGATATGTATGAAACGATGATAGCTAACAAAGGAGTAGGGCTTGCAGCTATTCAAGTAGATGTACCAATAAGAGCTTTACTTGTGGATATTGGAGATGAAGAAGGGGAGCAAAAAGAGGATAAACAGACTTTATTGGAGATTGTTAATCCTGTTATCACTCCTTTAGATGATGAGCGTATTTCATGTAATGAAGGATGTTTAAGCATACCAGGTTTTTATGAAGATGTAATGCGTTATAAGAATATACAATTAAATTATCAAGATAGATTTGGTAATAAAAAAACACTAAATGCACATGATTTTCTAGCAGTGGCTATCCAGCATGAGGTTGATCATCTTGATGGGCATTTGTTTATTGAAAAATTATCTTTTTTAAAGCGTCAAAAATTCGATAAAGAATTTAAGAAAAAAACTAAAAAAAGCAAATGA